In the genome of Olsenella profusa DSM 13989, one region contains:
- a CDS encoding DUF5714 domain-containing protein, with amino-acid sequence MGRRGHDVDECLICHAELEYLEHEEAMECAICHRTFPSNTRCVHGHFVCDDCHRRGLDAIVGVCRAETTSDPIAIMEDLMGQPFCHMNGPEHHTMVGAALLTAYHNAGGELDLGEALKEMLSRGKQVPGGICGMWGCCGAAVSCGIFMSIVTGTNPFSERTFGLCNHMTSEALAAVAKVGGPRCCKRESYLCLLVAARIVREELGVTLTPSRPVCTRAAQNRLCTGLDCPFSPLHAQKEAGATLQG; translated from the coding sequence ATGGGAAGGCGCGGGCATGACGTCGACGAGTGCCTGATCTGCCATGCGGAGCTCGAGTACCTCGAGCACGAGGAAGCCATGGAGTGCGCGATCTGCCACCGCACCTTCCCCAGCAACACCCGTTGCGTCCATGGGCACTTCGTATGCGACGACTGCCACCGTCGGGGCCTGGACGCCATCGTGGGCGTGTGCAGGGCCGAGACCACAAGCGATCCCATCGCCATCATGGAGGACCTCATGGGCCAGCCCTTCTGTCACATGAACGGTCCCGAGCACCACACGATGGTGGGGGCGGCACTCCTTACCGCCTACCATAACGCCGGCGGTGAGCTGGACCTCGGGGAGGCGCTCAAGGAGATGCTCTCCCGTGGCAAGCAGGTGCCGGGTGGGATCTGTGGCATGTGGGGCTGCTGCGGGGCTGCGGTGAGCTGTGGCATCTTCATGTCCATCGTCACCGGCACCAACCCCTTCTCGGAGCGGACCTTTGGCCTGTGCAACCACATGACCTCGGAGGCCCTCGCCGCCGTGGCCAAGGTCGGAGGCCCGCGCTGCTGCAAGCGGGAGTCCTACCTCTGTCTGCTCGTTGCCGCGCGCATCGTGCGCGAGGAGCTGGGCGTGACGCTCACCCCCTCGCGCCCCGTGTGCACCCGGGCCGCCCAAAACCGCCTGTGCACGGGACTCGACTGCCCCTTCAGCCCTCTCCACGCCCAGAAGGAGGCCGGCGCCACCCTTCAGGGATGA
- a CDS encoding C-GCAxxG-C-C family protein, with amino-acid sequence MALESNVKVTKNEISPSAIGKAAEELYAGGFYCCEAVMSAIRDGFGLDLPDSIIEMSSGMAVGVGRSGCMCGAANGGVMALGMFFGRHEQNGPKDPRSVKVMELTHELHDWFRDNNGKHALCCRVLTRGMDMASGEHKAQCIHFTGLCARKTAEIICREMELTNLDEQAAA; translated from the coding sequence ATGGCACTCGAGAGCAACGTGAAGGTGACCAAGAACGAGATCAGCCCATCCGCGATCGGCAAGGCTGCCGAGGAGCTCTACGCCGGTGGCTTCTACTGCTGCGAGGCTGTCATGTCCGCCATACGCGACGGCTTTGGCCTGGATCTGCCCGATTCCATCATCGAGATGTCCTCCGGCATGGCCGTGGGCGTCGGCCGCTCGGGCTGCATGTGCGGGGCTGCCAACGGCGGCGTCATGGCTCTGGGCATGTTCTTCGGTCGCCACGAGCAGAACGGTCCCAAGGATCCGCGCTCCGTCAAGGTCATGGAGCTCACCCATGAGCTGCACGACTGGTTCCGTGACAACAACGGCAAGCATGCTCTGTGCTGCCGCGTCCTCACCCGTGGCATGGACATGGCCTCCGGCGAGCACAAGGCCCAGTGCATCCACTTCACCGGCCTCTGCGCCAGGAAGACGGCCGAGATCATCTGCCGTGAGATGGAGCTCACCAACCTCGACGAGCAGGCTGCCGCCTAG
- a CDS encoding acyl-CoA dehydratase activase — MAQWFVGVDIGSTATKVAVLDEALDTHKLLLMPTGYSSRETAETVQRQLREARIDVESPDVITVATGYGRIAVPYAETAVTEITCHGRGAATLFGEEGTVIDVGGQDTKVICLKHGRVTKFAMNDKCAAGTGRFLEVMANRLGVTQQEMSDMARTGRDTKISSMCTVFAESEVISLVGRGEPRENIARGVIDSVVGRIATLAAQGQGAPYFLTGGLCENAYIIEVLSHKLDSPVSSCPEARYAGALGAALEAERRAAVSA, encoded by the coding sequence ATGGCCCAATGGTTCGTAGGCGTGGACATCGGCTCGACGGCCACCAAGGTGGCGGTACTGGATGAGGCACTGGACACCCATAAGCTCCTGCTCATGCCCACTGGCTACAGCAGCAGGGAGACGGCCGAAACCGTACAGAGGCAGCTCCGTGAGGCGCGCATCGACGTTGAGTCCCCGGACGTCATCACCGTGGCAACCGGCTATGGGCGCATTGCCGTCCCCTATGCGGAGACGGCAGTGACGGAGATCACCTGTCATGGCCGTGGAGCGGCAACCCTCTTTGGCGAGGAGGGCACCGTCATCGACGTAGGCGGCCAGGACACCAAGGTCATCTGCCTCAAGCATGGGCGCGTGACGAAGTTTGCCATGAACGACAAGTGCGCCGCGGGAACGGGGCGCTTCCTCGAGGTGATGGCCAACCGCCTGGGCGTCACGCAGCAGGAGATGTCCGACATGGCACGTACGGGGCGTGACACGAAGATCAGCAGCATGTGCACCGTCTTTGCGGAGTCCGAGGTCATCTCCCTGGTGGGACGTGGCGAGCCGCGCGAGAACATCGCCCGTGGCGTCATCGACTCCGTGGTGGGTCGCATCGCCACGCTGGCGGCGCAGGGCCAGGGTGCCCCCTACTTCCTCACGGGCGGCCTGTGCGAGAACGCATATATCATCGAGGTCCTCTCGCACAAGCTGGACTCCCCCGTCTCCAGCTGCCCCGAGGCGCGCTACGCCGGTGCGCTGGGCGCGGCCCTGGAGGCGGAGCGCCGCGCCGCCGTGAGCGCGTAG
- a CDS encoding glycine/sarcosine/betaine reductase component B subunit yields MKLEIGNVNVKDVLLGSENSFKDGILTIDKQGAIDYLKGEDDHITELDIVIAHPGDDTRIVPVIETIEPRVRMDGRCVFPGVTDEVVPAGDGELKAAKGTCVTVVGKEWGSFGDGVIDMGGEGAKHTYWSKLINICLVGDTDEEFERHEQQKCNHALRWAGHRLAEYVGKIIKDVDADETETYVFDPVLKRDEARKDLPNVAIVLQPQSQMEAMGYNDLLYGWDMNHFLPTFLSPTEVFDGCIISGSFMPASSKWSTYEFQNFPLIKELFKHDGIDYNFVGVIMSNLNVALNQKERSAVMVRNIALNLGVDYALVTEEGYGNPDTDYVRCQVILEDAGIPVVGVSNESDGRDGEGQPLVVLNEKLTALVSTGNVGELTELPACKTVIGNLEAMNRDGMSGSWGYDEILGKSARDDGSIIMEDNNWFCGDHISGFSVKTMAEV; encoded by the coding sequence ATGAAACTGGAGATTGGAAACGTCAACGTCAAGGACGTGCTTCTCGGCAGCGAGAACTCGTTCAAGGACGGCATCCTGACGATCGACAAGCAGGGCGCGATCGATTACCTCAAGGGCGAGGACGATCACATCACCGAGCTTGACATCGTCATCGCGCATCCTGGCGACGACACCCGCATCGTCCCCGTCATCGAGACGATCGAGCCGCGTGTCCGCATGGATGGCCGCTGCGTGTTCCCCGGTGTGACCGACGAGGTCGTGCCGGCCGGTGATGGCGAGCTCAAGGCCGCGAAGGGCACGTGCGTCACGGTCGTTGGCAAGGAGTGGGGGTCGTTCGGCGACGGCGTCATCGACATGGGTGGCGAGGGAGCCAAGCACACCTATTGGTCAAAGCTCATCAACATCTGCCTCGTAGGCGATACCGACGAGGAGTTCGAGCGTCACGAGCAGCAGAAGTGCAACCACGCCCTTCGCTGGGCTGGACACCGCCTGGCCGAGTACGTGGGCAAGATCATCAAGGACGTCGACGCAGACGAAACCGAGACCTACGTGTTCGACCCCGTGCTGAAGCGCGACGAGGCTCGCAAGGACCTCCCGAACGTCGCCATCGTCCTGCAGCCCCAGTCCCAGATGGAGGCCATGGGCTACAACGACCTGCTGTATGGCTGGGACATGAACCACTTCCTGCCGACCTTCTTGAGCCCCACCGAGGTGTTTGATGGGTGCATCATCTCTGGCTCGTTCATGCCCGCCTCCTCCAAGTGGTCGACGTACGAGTTCCAGAACTTCCCGCTTATCAAGGAGCTCTTCAAGCACGACGGGATCGACTACAACTTCGTGGGCGTCATCATGTCCAACCTGAACGTCGCCCTCAACCAGAAGGAGCGCTCGGCGGTCATGGTGCGCAACATCGCCCTCAACCTGGGCGTTGACTACGCGCTCGTCACCGAGGAGGGCTACGGCAACCCCGACACCGACTACGTGCGCTGCCAGGTCATCCTGGAGGATGCCGGCATCCCCGTCGTGGGCGTCTCCAACGAGTCCGATGGCCGCGATGGCGAGGGCCAGCCGCTCGTCGTGCTCAACGAGAAGCTTACCGCCCTGGTCTCTACGGGCAACGTGGGCGAGCTTACCGAGCTTCCCGCCTGCAAGACCGTCATCGGCAACCTTGAGGCCATGAATCGCGATGGCATGTCCGGTTCCTGGGGCTACGATGAGATCCTGGGCAAGTCCGCCCGTGACGATGGCTCCATCATCATGGAGGACAACAACTGGTTCTGCGGGGACCACATCTCTGGATTCTCCGTCAAGACCATGGCAGAAGTGTAG
- a CDS encoding TDT family transporter: MSLLKRVSIPFAGVALGFAALGNLLQSYSEVLRGICGVLSLVFIVLLVGKLVVDAAGVRKALDNPIQASVAGTFPMALMLLSTYIAPAVHGFAFALWVCAVALHLVLIVWFSLKFLRRLELKTVFASYYIVYVGIVVASVTAPAFGMEAFGNIAFWFGLVCLVALLVLVTVRYVRLPEVPEPARPVFCIYAAPTSLCVAGYIQSGQPKSLPFALVLLAIATVIYVIALVRAIPLLGAKFFPSWASFTFPFVISAIASKQVMTMAAKMGAPLPWLGPVVLVETVIAVVLCVYVCVRFCASLAQKEA; this comes from the coding sequence ATGAGCCTGCTCAAGCGTGTCTCCATCCCCTTCGCGGGCGTGGCCCTGGGCTTTGCTGCCCTCGGCAACCTGCTTCAGAGCTACTCCGAGGTGCTACGCGGCATCTGCGGCGTGCTCTCCCTCGTCTTCATCGTGCTGCTCGTCGGCAAGCTCGTCGTCGATGCCGCCGGCGTGCGCAAGGCGCTCGACAACCCCATCCAGGCCAGCGTCGCGGGCACCTTCCCCATGGCCCTCATGCTCCTGAGCACCTACATCGCCCCTGCCGTCCACGGCTTCGCCTTCGCGCTGTGGGTCTGTGCCGTGGCCCTGCACCTGGTGCTCATCGTGTGGTTCAGCCTCAAGTTCCTCCGCAGGCTGGAGCTCAAGACCGTCTTTGCGAGCTACTACATCGTCTACGTGGGCATCGTGGTGGCCTCGGTGACGGCCCCCGCCTTCGGCATGGAGGCCTTCGGTAACATCGCCTTCTGGTTCGGCCTGGTGTGCCTCGTCGCCCTGCTCGTGCTGGTGACGGTGCGCTACGTGCGCCTGCCCGAGGTGCCCGAGCCCGCCCGTCCGGTGTTCTGCATCTATGCGGCCCCCACGAGCCTCTGCGTGGCCGGCTACATCCAGTCCGGCCAGCCCAAGTCCCTGCCCTTCGCCCTGGTGCTGCTCGCCATCGCGACCGTCATCTACGTCATTGCGCTCGTGAGGGCCATCCCGCTGCTGGGTGCCAAGTTCTTCCCCAGTTGGGCGTCCTTCACCTTCCCCTTTGTCATCAGCGCCATCGCCTCCAAGCAGGTCATGACCATGGCGGCCAAGATGGGTGCGCCCCTGCCATGGCTGGGGCCCGTGGTGCTCGTCGAGACGGTCATCGCCGTGGTGCTCTGCGTGTACGTGTGTGTCCGCTTCTGCGCATCGCTCGCCCAGAAGGAGGCCTAG